From the Argentina anserina chromosome 3, drPotAnse1.1, whole genome shotgun sequence genome, the window AATTATTATTTGAAAGAGAAAATTCAAGACAATGAAAACCAAATGCCCTAACTCTTGATAGTTGACGGGTTTAATATTCAAACTTTCTCATTTATCGTATAGTACTAGCTTCATATTCGTGCGATGCACGTGTTTTGATCGTATAtgttttcataattttatttgaaatgtattcttaaaagacaatcattttatgtaattttgtttacTACAAATGATAgttttggcaaaacatattggtgAAATATGTGTAATTTTACAATATTGTTCTTCTATCTATATATAAGGATAAAATTATAGAGGGGTAAATTTGACAATTCATCATTTGATGAAGTTTTAAGTGCTTGTTTTATAGTAGTAGAAATAAATGAAACATTCTATACGTTGATCTAATATTGTTCATGAAAAAAGTTCAAAACCTTAAACTCAACTTTTCTGATTTAGTATTCACTAGTTgaatttttggaaaattaCTTAACGGTACTAGACCACATTTAgattaactaaaaactcatttttcatatttcttatacaaattaggacATAAGCTCAATCTCAAAgaataattaaaacaaatatgattaattaattaatacaaaaatatccaaaatacccttattttcgtgaaaattatCAAATGCTACTTCTAGATATAACAAATTTTTCTctccttattttttttattttttttccggcaaatttaagttttccggTCAAACCACCAGTAATTTGGAGGTGtgtcaatatataaagttgttccttatgtcatagcctttcatttaagtaccatattgcatatgttttgagaaattttgaaatttcgaattttgctCACCAAGAATCACAGTAAcagttagtttctcagtcgACAGTAGTAGCTAGATTTATAGTCGACGGTAGCAGCTAGATTTATACTCGATAGTAGCAAGTATCTTCCAAACCAACAGTAGCATgtgtcttccaagtcgacagtagcagctagtttttaactcgacagtagcagttagtttttataatcgacagtatCAGATAAGCTTTCCATTGATAGTAGCAAACACTATGCGTCAAAAAgaggtaaaaaagtaaaatatttatGACATGTGGTAACTTGCTATCATTTGGTTcttatttgtaaaatttggttcttatttgttttatcaaattaagtaatgagttatttgtaaactaaattgttATCTGGTACTTTTAAGTAGtttgttattttatttaaatttgcaGTTGTGATATTTTATAGACGAACATCACGCAAGATATTATCTTCTCTTACATaaaatgaaagataaaaacaaaaacgtgtagagattaatttgaaaaaactTAATTTGATGGAAAATATCGACATAACTAATTTAAagatattagaagaaaaaataaattttacgcTTTGTGCATATACAAATAATTTTTTGTCCCCACTCATATAATTTCCTTAATCCATTTTTTATCCCCACTCATATAATTTCCTTAATCCACCATTGATGAAAATAATTCgatcaaaaaataataatgtaaaacaaAAAGGTTCGCAAATCCATACAAGAAAACAGTGATACCAATTTTACATTACATTTTTCTCAGTAGCCGGACGGACGTGGTCATTACCTCAAGAAAACGACATGTCGGATCATGGGTATGTACGTAAAGCCAAACGGAGGAAAAACGACATCACGTTTCTTTGTTAGACGCGGACGTAGAGCTTCTCCAAAAACCGGCCCCGTAAAAGCGGTCCCACATCTCCTTCTCGAAGGCGGCGTCCTCCGAATCGTCGTCGTCATCGTCGTCATCGTCGtccttcttcttcaactcaccaccatcatcatcgtcatcatcTTCCCCACCGCTGTCCGTCTTCTCCAACACGCCGCCGTCTCCACCGATCCACGCGGGCCGGGGCAGCAGGTCCTTCTTGCAGCGGCGGCGTCGCTTGTTCTTCTTGTTGTGGCTCTTCTTGGTCATGGCCCAGGCCTTCTTACAAAT encodes:
- the LOC126789049 gene encoding E3 ubiquitin-protein ligase SINA-like 2; protein product: MTGKALLDSPNASTTPRQKRRVGEVAGGVAAGCAAVCCCCPCSMMNLLILAVYKVPRGICKKAWAMTKKSHNKKNKRRRRCKKDLLPRPAWIGGDGGVLEKTDSGGEDDDDDDGGELKKKDDDDDDDDDDSEDAAFEKEMWDRFYGAGFWRSSTSASNKET